The proteins below come from a single Acidobacteriota bacterium genomic window:
- a CDS encoding helix-turn-helix domain-containing protein: protein MRQLLTLAEVADVLQIPEKSLYRQRSLGEFPGSLGVRVGRWVRFDADVLAKWLDDQRITQGGS, encoded by the coding sequence ATGCGACAACTCCTCACCTTGGCCGAGGTCGCTGATGTCCTCCAAATCCCCGAGAAGTCTTTGTACCGACAAAGGTCCCTCGGTGAGTTTCCAGGGTCGCTGGGCGTCCGCGTGGGGCGTTGGGTGCGCTTCGATGCGGACGTGCTGGCGAAGTGGCTAGACGATCAGAGAATTACCCAGGG